In a genomic window of Procambarus clarkii isolate CNS0578487 chromosome 10, FALCON_Pclarkii_2.0, whole genome shotgun sequence:
- the LOC138363111 gene encoding A-kinase anchor protein 5-like produces the protein MNKHEEAMMNKHEEAMMNKHEEAMMNKHEEAMMNEHEETMMNKHEEAMMNEHEEAMMNEHEETMMNNLEETMMNKHEEAMMNKHEEAMMNNLEETMMNNLEETMMNKHEEAMMNKHEEAMMNKHEEAMMNKHKEATTNKREEPEV, from the coding sequence ATGAACAAACATGAGGAGGCTATGATGAACAAACATGAGGAGGCTATGATGAACAAACATGAGGAGGCTATGATGAACAAACATGAGGAGGCTATGATGAATGAACACGAGGAGACTATGATGAATAAACATGAGGAGGCTATGATGAACGAACATGAGGAGGCTATGATGAATGAACACGAGGAGACTATGATGAACAACCTTGAGGAGACTATGATGAACAAACATGAGGAGGCTATGATGAACAAACATGAGGAGGCTATGATGAACAACCTTGAGGAGACTATGATGAACAACCTTGAGGAGACTATGATGAACAAACATGAGGAGGCTATGATGAATAAACATGAGGAGGCTATGATGAACAAACATGAGGAGGCTATGATGAACAAACATAAAGAGGCTACGACAAACAAACGTGAGGAACCCGAGGTATAA